In Armatimonadota bacterium, the following proteins share a genomic window:
- the tatC gene encoding twin-arginine translocase subunit TatC has translation MPLGEHIGELRDRIVRVLIYITGGWLIGWFLQPWLYNSINQIFETSVREYARTHPGFVWDEKWFGATAPFLFKFRSSFMIGLGIALPLVILELWGFISPGLKPAEKKPIKMLAPVSVVLFFMGCVFAWYILPLTFKWFLSYTEEYQSIGVLQEAGTMALFIIKMLFAFGLGFQLPLVVYIAGRVGIIGPDTLVHYWRHAVVFVFITTAILTPSGDIFSMLMMAVPVSIMLMISIMMVKFTVKKKERTEREAVLDDLD, from the coding sequence ATGCCATTGGGCGAACACATCGGGGAGCTTCGCGACCGAATCGTCCGCGTCCTGATCTATATCACGGGGGGATGGCTGATCGGTTGGTTCCTTCAGCCCTGGCTCTACAACTCGATCAATCAGATCTTCGAGACCAGCGTTCGGGAATATGCGAGGACGCATCCCGGCTTCGTCTGGGATGAAAAGTGGTTCGGGGCCACCGCGCCGTTCTTGTTCAAGTTCCGCTCCTCCTTCATGATTGGGCTCGGCATCGCACTGCCGCTGGTCATTCTGGAACTGTGGGGGTTCATCTCTCCCGGGCTCAAACCAGCCGAGAAGAAGCCCATCAAGATGCTGGCGCCGGTGAGCGTCGTGCTCTTCTTCATGGGATGCGTGTTCGCTTGGTACATTCTGCCCCTCACGTTCAAGTGGTTCCTAAGCTACACGGAAGAGTATCAGAGCATCGGCGTCCTGCAGGAAGCGGGCACGATGGCCCTCTTCATCATCAAGATGCTGTTTGCGTTCGGCTTGGGTTTCCAGCTCCCTCTAGTCGTCTACATCGCGGGGCGTGTCGGGATCATCGGACCCGACACCCTGGTCCACTATTGGCGGCACGCGGTGGTGTTCGTGTTCATCACCACGGCGATCCTCACTCCCAGCGGCGACATCTTCAGCATGCTGATGATGGCGGTGCCCGTTTCGATCATGCTGATGATCAGCATCATGATGGTCAAATTCACCGTGAAGAAGAAGGAGCGAACCGAGCGCGAGGCAGTACTCGACGACCTCGACTAA